The nucleotide window CTATTTTCATCGCATCGCTTAATTCCTGTGAAGAAATACGCTTTTTACCTTCAGTCGCGAAGTTTTTCAAAAATCGATAATAAAGAGGAAGTCTTTTTGTTGTTGCTTGTGGAATTTTTACTTCTTGTTTCACACATTCTCCTCCTATGTACATTTGCAAAATCTTTTCAATAATGCCTCCATTTAAACTGTCGGGGCCAACTAACATGATTTTATCACGCCGTTTTCGCCAAGCGATATGACACGCTTAACTGAACTCCACTCTTTGTGCAGAAGCAAGTTAATCTTACTAAACAAGGAGCGACAAGTAAAGTATCCATCGTTGCGAACAATGTTCCCATACATTAAACTAAATAGGAGAAACTGAGGTGTAAACATGATTGTCTTACAGGTAAATCAATTATATAAATCCTTTATTACAGATGAAATATTAAGCGGTGTAAAACTAGAAGTACAGCACCGGGATCGCGTGGCATTAGTGGGACGAAACGGTGCCGGCAAATCCACATTACTGAAAATAATTGCCGGACAAATGAGCTATGACTCCGGTGAAATTATTATTCCAAAAGATATTCAAATCGGTTATTTAGAGCAGCATGCAGGCATAGACTCTGAACTTTCAATTTGGGACGAAATGATGACAATTTTCGCAAACCTGCAAAAACAGGAGCAAACGCTGCGTCACCTAGAACAGCAAATGGCCGACCCTGCGATTTATGAAGATAGCGAACAATATGCACGCATCATGGCAGAGTATGACCAGCTGCAGCATGATTTCAAAGATGCAGGCGGTTATCAGTATGAAGCCGATACACGCTCTGTTCTGCATGGGATGCAATTTTTCCCCGAAGATTATCAAAAGCCGATTCGCTCTCTATCCGGCGGACAAAGGACACGCCTTGCCCTAGCTAAGCTTCTTTTGTCAAAGCCCGACCTCCTTATTTTGGATGAGCCGACCAACCATCTGGATATTGAAACATTGTCATGGCTGGAAGGCTACTTAAAAGGTTATGAAGGAGCGATTTTAATCGTTTCGCATGACCGTTATTTCCTGGATCAGGTCGTGTCGATCGTTTACGAAGTGTCTCGTACGAAAGTGTCGAAGTATGTAGGGAACTACAGTGCCTATCTAGACGAAAAGGCGAAAAACTACGAACGTGATTTAAAAATGTATGAGCGTCAAATGGATGAAAAGGCCAAGCTCGAAACATTTATCCAGAAAAACCTTGCCCGTGCTTCCACTACAAAAATGGCCCAGTCACGTCGCAAAGTTCTGGAGAAGACGAGTTGGATGGAATCTCCTGATGGCGATGAAAAAAGTGCCAACTTCGGTTTTTCAATTGACCGCCAAAGCGGAAATGACGTGCTGTCCGTCGATAATTTAACAATCGGTTTTAACGGTAAGGCTATTTCCCAAAATATTGGAATGCGTGTATTTAGAGAAGATCGTATTGCACTTGTCGGACCAAACGGTGTTGGGAAGTCTACCTTATTGAAAACAATCGTTAAAGATATCGAGGCACTTGCCGGCGATGTCCGTTATGGTACAAATGTTCAAATCGGCTATTATGATCAGGAGCAGGCAAAGCTTCACTCGAATAAATCTGTTCTTAGCGAGCTTTGGGATGAATGGCCATTGCTGAACGAAAAGGATATACGCAACATTTTAGGTCGCTTCCTTTTTAGCGGGGATGATGTATCGAAAACAGTGAATTCCTTATCAGGTGGAGAAAAAGCGCGACTTGCACTTGCGAAATTAATGATGCAAAAATCTAATTTCCTAGTACTTGATGAGCCGACAAACCATTTAGACTTGGACAGTAAAGAAATATTGGAAAATGCCCTAATCGATTATCCCGGAACACTGCTATTCGTTTCACATGACCGTTATTTCATCAATCGTATTGCTACAAAAGTCATTGAACTTTCAGGTACCGGTTCTTTCGAATATTTAGGTGACTACGATTATTATGTGGAAAAGAAAGAGGAGCTTGAAGAATTAGCTGCAATGAAAGCCGCAGCCGTTGAAAAAAATTCGGCTGAATCGCCTGTTCAAACTAAGACGACATCAATGATTGATAAGGACGCGAAAAAAAGAGAACGTCAAATTCGCCGTGCAATAGAAGATATTGAAAAGCAGATGGGCGTTTTAAATGAAAAAATCGCCATCTTTGAAGAACAACTATGTGATCCTGACATTTATTCGGATCATGAAAAAACTTTATCAATCCAATCTGAGCTGAATGATGTAAAAGAACAGCACGAATCATTTGAAATGGAATGGCTTGAACTAAACGAAGAGCTTGACCACCTATAATTAATGGAGTGTCCATCAACATATGGACACTCCATTTTTATACGCTCATGGCCAGGCTTTTTTCCGCAGAGTTATATTTGTTGTATTGCTATTGTATAATATTAAACCTTTCTATCATCCTTTCTACATGATAATCATATATATAGGTCAATACGCCAAATTTCTACAAATTTCTCCACAATTTTATTCACAATACAAATCTAGTAGTATCAACATATCAACATAGTTTTCCACATTATCCACATTTAAAATCAAAGTTATGCACATTGCTGTGTGAAAAAGACACTACTATATATAGATAAGTCACATGTTACCCACAAGTTATGCACAGTTTGTGTATAAGTACGCATGTTCGCAAGTTTTTTTGTGGGTATTTTACTTTATCTGTGGATAATTTTCAGAAAAGTTGAACAGTCAATAAAAACTTGTTATAAATGAGATTTATCCATCATAAATTACTAGATTCGACTTTTTTATATTATTGAAAGAAAACAAATTAAAAATACATATAAAAAAAGCATGAGAAAAGGATGTAGTGCTACACCTTTTCATCATGCCTATTTACCCTATTTCCAGCTCAAAAGCTCCAACCCAGGTCGTCCATTCATAGCTAAATTTCCACGAACTCCTGCTTTATACATTTCATATGCTGCCGCACCGATCATTGCAGCATTATCTGTACATAATTTTAAAGGCGGTACATAAAATGGAATACCTTCATCTTTAAACGCAAGTTCCAATGCTGTACGCAATCCTTTATTGGCCGATACACCGCCGGCTGCAATTACTTGTTTTACCTGGAATTCACGTGCTGCTCGTACTGTTTTTCCTGTTAATACTTCCACTACACTGTCCTGGAAGCCTTTTGCAACATGCTCGGCAATGATTTCTTCACCGCGCTGATCCATATTATGTTTATAGTTAATCACTGCAGATTTCAAACCGCTGAAACTAAAGTCATATGAATCTTCCTCCAGCCATACACGCGGGAAAGGAACGGCTTCTGTCGCTTCATGTGCAAGGCGGTCAATATGCGGACCACCCGGATATGGCATATTCAATACGCGTGCTACTTTGTCATATGCTTCACCTGCAGCATCATCACGTGTTTCGCCAATAACTTCAAACGAACCATGTTCACGCATCAGGACAAGCTCTGTATGCCCACCTGAAACAACGAGTGCCAACAGCGGAAATTCCATTGGCTGTACAAGATTGTTTGCATAAATATGTCCGGCAATATGATGGGTCCCGATTAATGGCAAGCCATGTACAAATGCGAACGCCTTAGCCGCATTAATACCGATCAACAATGCACCTACCAGTCCCGGTCCTTCAGTTACGGCAACTGCTGTTAAATCTTTCGGTTCCATATTTGCCTGTTTTAATGCTTCTTCCAAAACAATTGTCATCTGTTCAACATGGTGACGTGATGCGATTTCCGGGACAACTCCGCCGAAACGCTTATGACTGTCAATTTGTGATGATACAACATTCGAAATAATCTCTGTGCCATTTTTAATAATGGCAGCTGCTGTTTCATCACAGCTAGTTTCAATTGCTAATATATAGTTATCCATTATAAATTCACCCACATTACTAACGCATCTTCCTGGTTGTCCGTATAGTAGCCTTTACGAAGACCTCCATCTTGGAAACCAAGTTTGCGATATAAATTTTGTGCAACAGTATTCGTTACACGTACTTCCAAGCTCATGACGTCCATATTTGCTTCTTTTGCTACTCGCATCGCTTCACGCATAAGTGTCTCGCCAATACCTTGACCACGTACAGATTGTACAACTGCTACGTTGGTAATCTGTGCTGCATCAATAACAAGCCAGATTCCGCAGAAGCCGATAATTTCACCGTTTTCGTTTTCCGCAACTAAATAATGGGCATATTGGTTTTCAGTCATTTCGTAATAAAATGAATCCAATGTCCAAGGTACAGGAAATGTTGCAAGTTCAATTTTATGAATAGCCTGAACATCATCGATTGTCATTCTGCGATACTGTACCATTAAAGTTGCTCCTTTTTCTGTTCCTTTATCCAATTCGCTTCTGCTTCTGCAATACGGCGATATTGGGGAACAAAACCATGGACAGCCTCAATTGTCGGTAATGGCATTTGTTGTGCTAAAGCAATCAGTTCGGATGCACGAGGTAGATCCATCGTAAATGGTGCACGGATAGCAGAATTACCTAGCACTTGCTGAATTTTTTCCATGTACATACCGGCATCGGCTCCGACAAATAATATTGGTCGTTCTAATTGTTGCAGCTTCTGTAATAATCCATCGATATGATCATGATGATCTTCAACAATCGGCTCCATAGTATTTGCTTCATATACACCTGCATATACATTTTGACGACGGGCATCGATCAATGAACAGATTGCGTAGTTCGCAACACGTGCATTTGCAGCCAGTGCTTTCAAGCTTGATACACCTACCAATGGTTTTTGCAATGACCAGGCCAAAGTTTTGGCAAGAGTAACACCAATTCGAACGCCTGTATAAGAGCCGGGACCTTCAGAAACGGCGATCGCATCAATTTGTTCCGGTATTAAGCCTGCCTTGTTTATAACTTCTTCAATTGCCGGCATTGCACCAACGGAATGCGTTAATTTTATATTTTGCACGACTTCTGCAATTATTTTATTATCTTGTACTATTGCGACAGAAAGTGGTGCATTTGCTGTCTCTATTCCTAACCAAATCATTTTAATAACTCCTCACAAAGACGAACATACTTTTCGCCTATCGGTTTCAATACAAATTTGCGTTTTGTTTCATCGATGCGTGTAATTTCAATTGCTAAACGCTCTTCAGGCAAATCTTCCTGTATAAGATGTGCCCATTCCACAACTGTTACAGCATCCCCATAAAAAATTTCTTCCCATCCTAAATCTTCATCACTATCTTCCAGACGATATACATCCAGATGATTAAGCGGTATACGTCCCGTATATTGCTTCATAATCGTAAATGTTGGACTATTGACCGTCCGTTTTACGCCAAGTCCTTTTGCAAAGCTCTGTGTAAATGTCGTCTTGCCGGCACCTAAATCACCTTCAAGTGTAATCGTATACTGCGGCTCGACTAATTCCGCCAATCTCATCGCAAGCGCCTGAGTCTCTTCCAGCGTTTCTATATCTTTTTCAAATATCATCTGATTGCTTCCTTCCAAAAAAAAATCCATTATCTCTAGTTTACTTGAACTGAAGCAATTGTTCAAAATGTATCACTTTTGGATTGACTCATACTCAAATACGTTAATATAAAGTAGCTGTAAAAAAAAGAAAAACACTCCTTTTTTATAAGAAAAAAGAATGTTTCCGTACTTTTCTTTATTTGTAGGCTAAAGAAGAAATACTATTAGCACCCCTACGTTCAACCTCACTTTTGCCGTTTCCTAACGCTTTGAGTTACCTTTGCGTTCTATTACTTCTTTCTTTACCAATACTTCATCCTCAAATTTTAGACGATACCCTTTTGTCAAAAGAATTTCATCATTCCATTCATAAGTACCGGTATCAATTTTCTGTCCGGCGCCTCCTGAAATGCGCACTACATCTAAATAAGACATCCCCTCTTTTACTTCTTCATACTCTTCTTCATTCATGTATTTTTGCCAAACATATGTATTACTTTCTTCTATCTCTAATACTTCATCCTGACAAGCTGTTATTAGCATAGCTACCAGCATAACGAGACAAATAGACAGGAAGACATAAAAACCCTTTTTATTCATTCGTATCCCCCCTCAATATCCTTATGAAACCATTCCCGAAATTAAGCGGTTCAAACATAGCCAATAGAAAAAGGAGAATACGAACGTATTCGCATCCTCCATAATTCATAAACTTAAATTTTGCATTTTAGAAATTACTGACTTATATACCCGGAATCCAACCTGGTCTTGACAGGATTTTCTCCATTAAAGGACCAGGAATTACAGTATCAATTTTTTCATCATAAGATGTGACAACGTTTTCCTTGTTCTGTACCTTTTCCACCCAATGCGGCTCAATCAACAAGGCACGGCCAAGCGCTACTAAATCTGCACCTAACTGTAATGCTTGTTCTGCTTCTTCACGAGTATAAATTGACCCGACACCGATTAATGGTTTACGCCCATTTAACAAGCTGTGAATTACAGAAATACGGTTTTGTTGGCCGTTTTCATAACGATGTGTTTCCGATTTGAAATCCCCCAGAGAGATATGCAAATATGTTAGCGCTGTTTTCGCTAATTCATCCACTAATTTTACTGTATCATCCATTGTAATACCATCTTCTTCAGGTTCTTCCGGACTGAAACGGTAACCGACAATAAATTTTTCGTCTGCATATGTGTTTTTAACTTTAATTACTTCACTTACTACTTCCAGTGGGAAACGTAATCTATTTTCAAATGTTCCGCCGTATTCGTCTGTTCTTTTATTAGTAAAGGCAGAAAAGTACTGTTGAATTAAATACGTATTTGCACCATGTATTTCAACGCCGTCAAACCCCGCTTCAATTGCTCTTCTTGTCGCTTCTGCATAAGCTTTAACCATCTCTTTAGTCTCTTCAAGTGTTAATGCACGAGCTTCTTTTTTTTCAATTGTAACAGCTGTACTCGCACTTACCACATCTCCGTTTGGTACTAAATTTTGGTATGATTGACGGCCTCCATGATGAATTTGTAAAACCGCTTTAGCACCACCCTGCTGAATAGCCTGTGCAATTCTTCGCAAACTTGGAATATAACGGTCTTCATGGGCGGCAATTTGTCCGGGGAATGCTTTGCCGTTTGCTGCGACATATGCGCATGCTGTAATGATCATTCCAGCACCTGCAGCACGTTCTTTATAATATGTGATTTCCTCATCGGAAACAGTGTCATCTTCATTTGCAGAGTAGGTTGTCATAGGTGCCATAACTAAACGATTTCGTAGTTCAACCTGTTCATTCAATTTAAATTTTTCAAAAAGTGCTTTCATTACAATTCCTCCCTTTACTATGTATGTACTTTAACGAAACTGTATTTTATTTTCAAGTTAGAGGTCCTCAAATATTTAATATACCGGGTTTTATAAACAAAAAAACCACTGATTTCTCAGTGGTTTAGCGTGTGCGAAGCGACGTCCTACTCTCACAGGGGGAAGCCCCCAACTACCATCGGCGCTAAAGAGCTTAACTTCCGTGTTCGGTATGGGAACGGGTGTGACCTCTTTGCCATCATCACTTCACTATTGTCGGCTTCCAATACACTACTGTGTCTTGAAACCCTTGAAAAGAATTTTCATTCTTTCAAAACTGGATAAACGTTTCATTGAATTTGTGCAATAAAATGTGGTTAAGTCCTCGACCGATTAGTATTCGTCAGCTGCATGCGTCGCCGCACTTCCACCTCGAACCTATCTACCTGATCGTCTTTCAGGGGTCTTACTTACTTGCGTAATGGGAAATCTCATCTTGAGGGGGGCTTCATGCTTAGATGCTTTCAGCACTTATCCCGTCCATACATAGCTACCCAGCGATGCCTTTGGCAAGACAACTGGTACACCAGCGGTATGTCCATCCCGGTCCTCTCGTACTAAGGACAGCTCCTCTCAAATTTCCTACGCCCACGACGGATAGGGACCGAACTGTCTCACGACGTTCTGAACCCAGCTCGCGTACCGCTTTAATGGGCGAACAGCCCAACCCTTGGGACCGACTACAGCCCCAGGATGCGATGAGCCGACATCGAGGTGCCAAACCTCCCCGTCGATGTGGACTCTTGGGGGAGATAAGCCTGTTATCCCCGGGGTAGCTTTTATCCGTTGAGCGATGGCCCTTCCATGCGGAACCACCGGATCACTAAGCCCGTCTTTCGACCCTGCTCGACTTGTAGGTCTCGCAGTCAAGCTCCCTTATGCCTTTACACTCTACGAATGATTTCCAACCATTCTGAGGGAACCTTTGGGCGCCTCCGTTACTCTTTAGGAGGCGACCGCCCCAGTCAAACTGTCCGCCTGACACTGTCTCCTACCCCGCTAAGGGGCATGGGTTAGAAGTTCAATACAACCAGGGTAGTATCCCACCGACGCCTCCTTCGAAGCTGGCGCTCCGAGATCTCTGGCTCCTACCTATCCTGTACAAGTTGTACCAAAATTCAATATCAGGCTACAGTAAAGCTCCACGGGGTCTTTCCGTCCTGTCGCGGGTAACCTGCATCTTCACAGGTACTATAATTTCACCGAGTCTCTCGTTGAGACAGTGCCCAGATCGTTACGCCTTTCGTGCGGGTCGGAACTTACCCGACAAGGAATTTCGCTACCTTAGGACCGTTATAGTTACGGCCGCCGTTTACTGGGGCTTCAATTCACAGCTTCGCTTGCGCTAACCGCTCCTCTTAACCTTCCAGCACCGGGCAGGCGTCAGCCCCTATACGTCACCTTACGGTTTTGCAGAGACCTGTGTTTTTGCTAAACAGTCGCCTGGGCCTATTCACTGCGGCTTCTCTAGGCTATGCACCCAAAGAAGCACCCCTTCTCCCGAAGTTACGGGGTCATTTTGCCGAGTTCCTTAACGAGAGTTCTCTCGCACACCTTAGGATTCTCTCCTCGACTACCTGTGTCGGTTTGCGGTACGGGCACCTCTCACCTCGATAGAGGCTTTTCTTGGCAGTGTGAAATCAGGAACTTCGCTCATACGAGCTCGTCATCACAGCTCAACGTTATAGTATGCGGATTTGCCTACATACACGCCTTACTGCTTGAACACGCGCAACCAACGGCGTGCTTACCCTATCCTACTGCGTCCCCCCATTTCTCAAACGGTGAGGAGGTGGTACAGGAATATCAACCTGTTGTCCATCGCCTACGCCTATCGGCCTCGGCTTAGGTCCCGACTAACCCTGAGCGGACGAGCCTTCCTCAGGAAACCTTAGTCATACGGTGCATGGGATTCTCACCCATGTTTCGCTACTCATACCGGCATTCTCACTTCTAACCGCTCCACCAGTCCTTCCGGTCTGACTTCAACGCTGTTAGAACGCTCTCCTACCACGCATACTCAAAGTATGCATCCACAGCTTCGGTGAATCGTTTAGCCCCGATACATTTTCGGCGCAGCGTCACTCGACCAGTGAGCTATTACGCACTCTTTAAATGATGGCTGCTTCTAAGCCAACATCCTGGTTGTCTAAGCAACGCCACATCCTTTTCCACTTAACGATTACTTGGGGACCTTAGCTGGTGGTCTGGGCTGTTTCCCTCTTGACTACGGATCTTATCACTCGCAGTCTGACTCCCGTGTATAAATATCCGGCATTCGGAGTTTGTCTGAATTCGGTAAAGCGAGATGCCCCCCTAGTCCAAACAGTGCTCTACCTCCGGTATTCTCAATCACGAGGCTAGCCCTAAAGCTATTTCGGAGAGAACCAGCTATCTCCAGGTTCGATTGGAATTTCTCCGCTACCCACACCTCATCCCCGCACTTTTCAACGTGCGTGGGTTCGGGCCTCCAGTGAGTGTTACCTCACCTTCACCCTGGACATGGGTAGATCACCTGGTTTCGGGTCTACGACCACGTACTAATTCGCCCTATTCAGACTCGCTTTCGCTGCGGCTCCGTCTTCTCAACTTAACCTCGCACGTAATCGTAACTCGCCGGTTCATTCTACAAAAGGCACGCTATCACCCATTAACGGGCTCTAACTACTTGTAGGCACACGGTTTCAGGATCTATTTCACTCCCCTTCCGGGGTGCTTTTCACCTTTCCCTCACGGTACTGGTTCACTATCGGTCACTAGGTAGTATTTAGCCTTGGGAGATGGTCCTCCCGGATTCCGACGGAATTTCACGTGTTCCGCCGTACTCAGGATCCACTCTGGAGGGAATGAACTTTTGACTACAGGGCTTTTACCTCGTTTCGCGGACCTTTCCAAGTCGCTTCGTCTAATTCATTCTTTTGTAACTCCGTATAGAGTGTCCTACAACCCCAAAGAGCAAGCTCTTTGGTTTGGGCTCTTCCCGTTTCGCTCGCCGCTACTCAGGGAATCGAATTTTCTTTCTGTTCCTGCAGGTACTTAGATGTTTCAGTTCTCTGCGTCTGTCTTCAACACGCTATGAATTCACGTGAAGATACTATCCGATTAAAGATAGTGGGTTCCCCCATTCGGAAATCCCCGGATCAAAGCTTACTTACAGCTCCCCGAGGCATATCGGTGTTAGTGCCGTCCTTCATCGACTCCTAGTGCCAAGGCATCCACCGTGCGCCCTTATTAACTTAACCAAAAGTTAACACTTGGATAAAATCCAAGATTTAGTTTACACGTCAATTGCTTGACTTGTTTAAAAATCTATAAAATAGAAATTTGATTTATTGCTTTCAATGTCGTTTTATCCAGTTTTCAAAGAACAAAGGTTTTGAAGTGTTTCATTCATTTAAGAATGAACCTTCAAAACTGAACAGCAAACGTTAATGTTTCATTCCCCAAGGGAATGATTCCGAAAAATCCTTAGAAAGGAGGTGATCCAGCCGCACCTTCCGATACGGCTACCTTGTTACGACTTCACCCCAATCATCTATCCCACCTTCGGCGGCTGGCTCCATAAAGGTTACCTCACCGACTTCGGGTGTTACAAACTCTCGTGGTGTGACGGGCGGTGTGTACAAGGCCCGGGAACGTATTCACCGCGGCATGCTGATCCGCGATTACTAGCGATTCCGGCTTCATGTAGGCGAGTTGCAGCCTACAATCCGAACTGAGAACGGTTTTATCGGATTAGCTCCCCCTCGCGGGTTGGCAACCGTTTGTACCGTCCATTGTAGCACGTGTGTAGCCCAGGTCATAAGGGGCATGATGATTTGACGTCATCCCCACCTTCCTCCGGTTTATCACCGGCAGTCTCCTTAGAGTGCCCAACTGAATGATGGCAACTAAGAATAAGGGTTGCGCTCGTTGCGGGACTTAACCCAACATCTCACGACACGAGCTGACGACAACCATGCACCACCTGTCACCGTTGCCCCCGAAGGGGAAACTATGTCTCCATAGTGGTCACCGGGATGTCAAGACCTGGTAAGGTTCTTCGCGTTGCTTCGAATTAAACCACATGCTCCACCGCTTGTGCGGGCCCCCGTCAATTCCTTTGAGTTTCAGTCTTGCGACCGTACTCCCCAGGCGGAGTGCTTAATGCGTTAGCTGCAGCACTGAGGGGCGGAAACCCCCCAACACTTAGCACTCATCGTTTACGGCGTGGACTACCAGGGTATCTAATCCTGTTTGCTCCCCACGCTTTCGCGCCTCAGTGTCAGTTACAGACCAGACAGTCGCCTTCGCCACTGGTGTTCCTCCAAATCTCTACGCATTTCACCGCTACACTTGGAATTCCACTATCCTCTTCTGCACTCAAGTTCCCCAGTTTCCAATGACCCTCCCCGGTTGAGCCGGGGGCTTTCACATCAGACTTAAGGAACCACCTGCGCGCGCTTTACGCCCAATAATTCCGGACAACGCTTGCCACCTACGTATTACCGCGGCTGCTGGCACGTAGTTAGCCGTGGCTTTCTAACAAGGTACCGTCAAGGTAGCGCCAGTTACTACGCTACTTGTTCTTCCCTTGCAACAGAGTTTTACGAACCGAAATCCTTCTTCACTCACGCGGCGTTGCTCCATCAGACTTTCGTCCATTGTGGAAGATTCCCTACTGCTGCCTCCCGTAGGAGTCTGGGCCGTGTCTCAGTCCCAGTGTGGCCGATCACCCTCTCAGGTCGGCTACGCATCGTTGCCTTGGTGAGCCGTTACCTCACCAACTAGCTAATGCGCCGCGGGTCCATCTTATAGTGACAGCAAGACCGTCTTTCAACTTCAAAACATGTGTTAAAAAGTATTATTCGGTATTAGCCCCGGTTTCCCGGAGTTATCCCAATCTATAAGGTAGGTTACCCACGTGTTACTCACCCGTCCGCCGCTAAAATTTTAAAGGTGCAAGCACCAATAAAATTTCCGCTCGACTTGCATGTATTAGGCACGCCGCCAGCGTTCGTCCTGAGCCAGGATCAAACTCTCCATAAAAGTAGTTTGAAAGCTCATTTGCTTTGCTAGCGATCCAACTTCGTTAGAAGTTGGAATCTATTGTTTGCTTCATTTAAGAAGCTTGTTACATTAACGTTGCTTGTTCAGTTTTCAAGGTTCATTGTGTTGTCTCAAGTGACAACTTTCATATCTTACAACATCTATTTTTAGATGTCAACAGTTTTTTTAATAAAAACTGGAGCGGGTGATCGGAATCGAACCGACAACATCAGCTTGGAAGGCTGAGGTTTTACCACTAAACTACAC belongs to Solibacillus sp. FSL W7-1436 and includes:
- the rimI gene encoding ribosomal protein S18-alanine N-acetyltransferase; this translates as MVQYRRMTIDDVQAIHKIELATFPVPWTLDSFYYEMTENQYAHYLVAENENGEIIGFCGIWLVIDAAQITNVAVVQSVRGQGIGETLMREAMRVAKEANMDVMSLEVRVTNTVAQNLYRKLGFQDGGLRKGYYTDNQEDALVMWVNL
- the tsaB gene encoding tRNA (adenosine(37)-N6)-threonylcarbamoyltransferase complex dimerization subunit type 1 TsaB; its protein translation is MIWLGIETANAPLSVAIVQDNKIIAEVVQNIKLTHSVGAMPAIEEVINKAGLIPEQIDAIAVSEGPGSYTGVRIGVTLAKTLAWSLQKPLVGVSSLKALAANARVANYAICSLIDARRQNVYAGVYEANTMEPIVEDHHDHIDGLLQKLQQLERPILFVGADAGMYMEKIQQVLGNSAIRAPFTMDLPRASELIALAQQMPLPTIEAVHGFVPQYRRIAEAEANWIKEQKKEQL
- a CDS encoding ABC-F family ATP-binding cassette domain-containing protein, which translates into the protein MIVLQVNQLYKSFITDEILSGVKLEVQHRDRVALVGRNGAGKSTLLKIIAGQMSYDSGEIIIPKDIQIGYLEQHAGIDSELSIWDEMMTIFANLQKQEQTLRHLEQQMADPAIYEDSEQYARIMAEYDQLQHDFKDAGGYQYEADTRSVLHGMQFFPEDYQKPIRSLSGGQRTRLALAKLLLSKPDLLILDEPTNHLDIETLSWLEGYLKGYEGAILIVSHDRYFLDQVVSIVYEVSRTKVSKYVGNYSAYLDEKAKNYERDLKMYERQMDEKAKLETFIQKNLARASTTKMAQSRRKVLEKTSWMESPDGDEKSANFGFSIDRQSGNDVLSVDNLTIGFNGKAISQNIGMRVFREDRIALVGPNGVGKSTLLKTIVKDIEALAGDVRYGTNVQIGYYDQEQAKLHSNKSVLSELWDEWPLLNEKDIRNILGRFLFSGDDVSKTVNSLSGGEKARLALAKLMMQKSNFLVLDEPTNHLDLDSKEILENALIDYPGTLLFVSHDRYFINRIATKVIELSGTGSFEYLGDYDYYVEKKEELEELAAMKAAAVEKNSAESPVQTKTTSMIDKDAKKRERQIRRAIEDIEKQMGVLNEKIAIFEEQLCDPDIYSDHEKTLSIQSELNDVKEQHESFEMEWLELNEELDHL
- a CDS encoding NADH-dependent flavin oxidoreductase is translated as MKALFEKFKLNEQVELRNRLVMAPMTTYSANEDDTVSDEEITYYKERAAGAGMIITACAYVAANGKAFPGQIAAHEDRYIPSLRRIAQAIQQGGAKAVLQIHHGGRQSYQNLVPNGDVVSASTAVTIEKKEARALTLEETKEMVKAYAEATRRAIEAGFDGVEIHGANTYLIQQYFSAFTNKRTDEYGGTFENRLRFPLEVVSEVIKVKNTYADEKFIVGYRFSPEEPEEDGITMDDTVKLVDELAKTALTYLHISLGDFKSETHRYENGQQNRISVIHSLLNGRKPLIGVGSIYTREEAEQALQLGADLVALGRALLIEPHWVEKVQNKENVVTSYDEKIDTVIPGPLMEKILSRPGWIPGI
- the tsaD gene encoding tRNA (adenosine(37)-N6)-threonylcarbamoyltransferase complex transferase subunit TsaD, producing MDNYILAIETSCDETAAAIIKNGTEIISNVVSSQIDSHKRFGGVVPEIASRHHVEQMTIVLEEALKQANMEPKDLTAVAVTEGPGLVGALLIGINAAKAFAFVHGLPLIGTHHIAGHIYANNLVQPMEFPLLALVVSGGHTELVLMREHGSFEVIGETRDDAAGEAYDKVARVLNMPYPGGPHIDRLAHEATEAVPFPRVWLEEDSYDFSFSGLKSAVINYKHNMDQRGEEIIAEHVAKGFQDSVVEVLTGKTVRAAREFQVKQVIAAGGVSANKGLRTALELAFKDEGIPFYVPPLKLCTDNAAMIGAAAYEMYKAGVRGNLAMNGRPGLELLSWK
- the tsaE gene encoding tRNA (adenosine(37)-N6)-threonylcarbamoyltransferase complex ATPase subunit type 1 TsaE, whose amino-acid sequence is MIFEKDIETLEETQALAMRLAELVEPQYTITLEGDLGAGKTTFTQSFAKGLGVKRTVNSPTFTIMKQYTGRIPLNHLDVYRLEDSDEDLGWEEIFYGDAVTVVEWAHLIQEDLPEERLAIEITRIDETKRKFVLKPIGEKYVRLCEELLK